One Ailuropoda melanoleuca isolate Jingjing chromosome 14, ASM200744v2, whole genome shotgun sequence DNA segment encodes these proteins:
- the CCDC188 gene encoding coiled-coil domain-containing protein 188 isoform X7: MEGPKTLGPCGHSHPQCPQPSASSSHGGCLDPPCQGFVRWPYLVPLSSTHSIESARPFQPPGAGGGGPRVGGEVPGNYIASEEGEMQRQRPRDPAGARQGQVEARLGWGWPLHSGREQGAPRQGGSPSSGPRPCPCPPLPTGSGTPALPRAAPSPLQSVPLDPAEQSFLQLEQENQNLKRQNQDLREQLGALLGPGQQFLPLCTEHSSCTALAWPPEQANTRPLEDRAPLQLLRRELCRGEESFVQQSQNELQQIRLSFERKKMAITEVWDGVAEVHMALNNQATGLLNLKKDIRGVLDQMEDIQLEILGDRAQCRTQARKEQQMACIAKARPQLGCSEGLKGQLWLLALRLLLGALLACTAAYVYVVDPAPFEGLVPPLLSRAAVWKLRTLLGPFLRLEVDDFLPF, translated from the exons ATGGAGGGGCCCAAAACCCTGGGCCCCTGTGgccactcccacccccagtgcCCCCAGCCTTCAGCTTCGAGCAGCCACGGAGGATGCCTGGATCCACCCTGCCAGGGCTTTGTAAGGTGGCCCTACCTGGTGCCTCTCAGCTCCACTCACTCCATAGAGTCTGCCAGGCCTTTCCAACCtccgggggcagggggcggggggcccAGGGTCGGGGGTGAGGTACCTGGGAACTACATTGCAAGTGAAGAGGGCGAGATGCAGCGACAGAGACCGAGAGACCCAGCGGGGGCGAGACAAGGACAAGTGGAGgcaaggctggggtggggctggcccCTGCACTCAGGACGAGAGCAAGGGGCACCCAGGCAGGGGGGATCCCCCAGCTCAGGGCCCAGACCCTGCCCATGCCCACCCCTGCCGACGGGGTCAGGAACCCCAGCCTTGCCCcgggcagccccctccccgctCCAGAGTGTGCCCCTGGACCCTGCAGAGCAGTCCTTCCTCCAGCTGGAGCAGGAAAACCAGAATCTG aAAAGACAGAATCAGGATCTGCGGGAGCAGCTGGGGGCCCTCCTGGGGCCAGGGCAGCAGTTCCTGCCCCTGTGCACGGAGCACTCGAGCTGTACGGCCCTGGCCTGG CCCCCCGAGCAGGCCAATACCCGGCCCCTGGAGGACAGGGCGCCCTTGCAGCTGCTGCGGCGGGAGCTGTGCCGGGGGGAGGAATCCTTTGTGCAGCAGTCTCAG AATGAGCTACAGCAGATCCGACTGTCCTTTGAGAGGAAGAAGATGGCCATTACCGAG gtGTGGGACGGAGTGGCCGAGGTACACATGGCCCTGAACAACCAGGCTACTGGGCTCCTG AACCTCAAGAAGGACATCCGGGGAGTACTAGACCAGATGGAGGACATTCAGCTGGAGATTCTGGG ggACCGCGCCCAGTGCCGCACCCAGGCCAGGAAGGAGCAGCAGATGGCATGCATAGCA AAGGCAAGGCCGCAGCTGGGATGTTCCGAGGGCCTCAAAGGCCAGCTCTG GCTGCTGGCCCTGAGGCTGCTGCTGGGCGCCCTGCTGGCCTGCACCGCTGCCTACGTGTACGTGGTGGACCCCGCGCCCTTCGAGGGGCTGGTGCCTCCCCTGCTGAGCCGCGCCGCTGTCTGGAAGCTCCGGACCCTGCTGGGCCCATTCCTGCGCCTGGAGGTGGATGACTTCCTGCCCTTCTAG
- the CCDC188 gene encoding coiled-coil domain-containing protein 188 isoform X3 yields the protein MEGPKTLGPCGHSHPQCPQPSASSSHGGCLDPPCQGFVRWPYLVPLSSTHSIESARPFQPPGAGGGGPRVGGEVPGNYIASEEGEMQRQRPRDPAGARQGQVEARLGWGWPLHSGREQGAPRQGGSPSSGPRPCPCPPLPTGSGTPALPRAAPSPLQSVPLDPAEQSFLQLEQENQNLKRQNQDLREQLGALLGPGQQFLPLCTEHSSCTALAWPPEQANTRPLEDRAPLQLLRRELCRGEESFVQQSQVGPREPDRGGGEEGGSPCSSPRWPEEEGADIVGPACAHTVPLPRMSYSRSDCPLRGRRWPLPRCPAGWGGRAAGGPTWWDTSVGPAPWSVTQPLLSLQVWDGVAEVHMALNNQATGLLNLKKDIRGVLDQMEDIQLEILGDRAQCRTQARKEQQMACIAKARPQLGCSEGLKGQLWIPVQSSLLALPQGSEDRGTMLVDRAVEG from the exons ATGGAGGGGCCCAAAACCCTGGGCCCCTGTGgccactcccacccccagtgcCCCCAGCCTTCAGCTTCGAGCAGCCACGGAGGATGCCTGGATCCACCCTGCCAGGGCTTTGTAAGGTGGCCCTACCTGGTGCCTCTCAGCTCCACTCACTCCATAGAGTCTGCCAGGCCTTTCCAACCtccgggggcagggggcggggggcccAGGGTCGGGGGTGAGGTACCTGGGAACTACATTGCAAGTGAAGAGGGCGAGATGCAGCGACAGAGACCGAGAGACCCAGCGGGGGCGAGACAAGGACAAGTGGAGgcaaggctggggtggggctggcccCTGCACTCAGGACGAGAGCAAGGGGCACCCAGGCAGGGGGGATCCCCCAGCTCAGGGCCCAGACCCTGCCCATGCCCACCCCTGCCGACGGGGTCAGGAACCCCAGCCTTGCCCcgggcagccccctccccgctCCAGAGTGTGCCCCTGGACCCTGCAGAGCAGTCCTTCCTCCAGCTGGAGCAGGAAAACCAGAATCTG aAAAGACAGAATCAGGATCTGCGGGAGCAGCTGGGGGCCCTCCTGGGGCCAGGGCAGCAGTTCCTGCCCCTGTGCACGGAGCACTCGAGCTGTACGGCCCTGGCCTGG CCCCCCGAGCAGGCCAATACCCGGCCCCTGGAGGACAGGGCGCCCTTGCAGCTGCTGCGGCGGGAGCTGTGCCGGGGGGAGGAATCCTTTGTGCAGCAGTCTCAGGTGGGTCCCCGGGAGCcagaccggggtgggggggaggagggcggTTCTCCATGCAGCAGTCCTCGAtggccagaggaggaaggagctgaCATCGTTGGCCCTGCCTGCGCCCACACTGTGCCCCTCCCCAGAATGAGCTACAGCAGATCCGACTGTCCTTTGAGAGGAAGAAGATGGCCATTACCGAGGTGCCcggctggctggggtgggagggccgCTGGGGGACCCACCTGGTGGGACACATCCGTGGGTCCTGCTCCTTGGAGCGTGacccagcctctcctctccctccaggtGTGGGACGGAGTGGCCGAGGTACACATGGCCCTGAACAACCAGGCTACTGGGCTCCTG AACCTCAAGAAGGACATCCGGGGAGTACTAGACCAGATGGAGGACATTCAGCTGGAGATTCTGGG ggACCGCGCCCAGTGCCGCACCCAGGCCAGGAAGGAGCAGCAGATGGCATGCATAGCA AAGGCAAGGCCGCAGCTGGGATGTTCCGAGGGCCTCAAAGGCCAGCTCTG GATCCCTGTCCAGTCCAGCCTCCTGGCACTGCCCCAAGGCTCGGAGGACAGGGGGACCATGTTGGTGGACAGAGCTGTGGAG GGATGA
- the CCDC188 gene encoding coiled-coil domain-containing protein 188 isoform X5 encodes MEGPKTLGPCGHSHPQCPQPSASSSHGGCLDPPCQGFVRWPYLVPLSSTHSIESARPFQPPGAGGGGPRVGGEVPGNYIASEEGEMQRQRPRDPAGARQGQVEARLGWGWPLHSGREQGAPRQGGSPSSGPRPCPCPPLPTGSGTPALPRAAPSPLQSVPLDPAEQSFLQLEQENQNLKRQNQDLREQLGALLGPGQQFLPLCTEHSSCTALAWNELQQIRLSFERKKMAITEVWDGVAEVHMALNNQATGLLGPRPVPHPGQEGAADGMHSKGKAAAGMFRGPQRPALDPCPVQPPGTAPRLGGQGDHVGGQSCGGMTPTHRNLVLVSQRPTSQPPPPKLPTQLKSVETPTKNARISGQHQSLTHSASRPRSPRIAATALALLKERIEMTLFLFLIKL; translated from the exons ATGGAGGGGCCCAAAACCCTGGGCCCCTGTGgccactcccacccccagtgcCCCCAGCCTTCAGCTTCGAGCAGCCACGGAGGATGCCTGGATCCACCCTGCCAGGGCTTTGTAAGGTGGCCCTACCTGGTGCCTCTCAGCTCCACTCACTCCATAGAGTCTGCCAGGCCTTTCCAACCtccgggggcagggggcggggggcccAGGGTCGGGGGTGAGGTACCTGGGAACTACATTGCAAGTGAAGAGGGCGAGATGCAGCGACAGAGACCGAGAGACCCAGCGGGGGCGAGACAAGGACAAGTGGAGgcaaggctggggtggggctggcccCTGCACTCAGGACGAGAGCAAGGGGCACCCAGGCAGGGGGGATCCCCCAGCTCAGGGCCCAGACCCTGCCCATGCCCACCCCTGCCGACGGGGTCAGGAACCCCAGCCTTGCCCcgggcagccccctccccgctCCAGAGTGTGCCCCTGGACCCTGCAGAGCAGTCCTTCCTCCAGCTGGAGCAGGAAAACCAGAATCTG aAAAGACAGAATCAGGATCTGCGGGAGCAGCTGGGGGCCCTCCTGGGGCCAGGGCAGCAGTTCCTGCCCCTGTGCACGGAGCACTCGAGCTGTACGGCCCTGGCCTGG AATGAGCTACAGCAGATCCGACTGTCCTTTGAGAGGAAGAAGATGGCCATTACCGAG gtGTGGGACGGAGTGGCCGAGGTACACATGGCCCTGAACAACCAGGCTACTGGGCTCCTG ggACCGCGCCCAGTGCCGCACCCAGGCCAGGAAGGAGCAGCAGATGGCATGCATAGCA AAGGCAAGGCCGCAGCTGGGATGTTCCGAGGGCCTCAAAGGCCAGCTCTG GATCCCTGTCCAGTCCAGCCTCCTGGCACTGCCCCAAGGCTCGGAGGACAGGGGGACCATGTTGGTGGACAGAGCTGTGGAG GGATGACGCCGACCCACAGGAACCTTGTGCTCGTCAGCCAAAGACCCACcagccagcccccacctcccaagCTTCCAACTCAGCTTAAGTCAGTGGAAACACCCACGAAGAATGCCCGTATCTCTGGCCAACACCAGAGCCTGACCCACTCTGCTTCCCGCCCCCGGAGCCCCCGCATTGCAGCAACAGCCCTAGCCTTGCTCAAGGAAAGGATCGAAatgactctttttctttttttaataaaattatag
- the CCDC188 gene encoding coiled-coil domain-containing protein 188 isoform X2 has product MEGPKTLGPCGHSHPQCPQPSASSSHGGCLDPPCQGFVRWPYLVPLSSTHSIESARPFQPPGAGGGGPRVGGEVPGNYIASEEGEMQRQRPRDPAGARQGQVEARLGWGWPLHSGREQGAPRQGGSPSSGPRPCPCPPLPTGSGTPALPRAAPSPLQSVPLDPAEQSFLQLEQENQNLKRQNQDLREQLGALLGPGQQFLPLCTEHSSCTALAWPPEQANTRPLEDRAPLQLLRRELCRGEESFVQQSQVGPREPDRGGGEEGGSPCSSPRWPEEEGADIVGPACAHTVPLPRMSYSRSDCPLRGRRWPLPRCPAGWGGRAAGGPTWWDTSVGPAPWSVTQPLLSLQVWDGVAEVHMALNNQATGLLNLKKDIRGVLDQMEDIQLEILGDRAQCRTQARKEQQMACIAKARPQLGCSEGLKGQLWDDADPQEPCARQPKTHQPAPTSQASNSA; this is encoded by the exons ATGGAGGGGCCCAAAACCCTGGGCCCCTGTGgccactcccacccccagtgcCCCCAGCCTTCAGCTTCGAGCAGCCACGGAGGATGCCTGGATCCACCCTGCCAGGGCTTTGTAAGGTGGCCCTACCTGGTGCCTCTCAGCTCCACTCACTCCATAGAGTCTGCCAGGCCTTTCCAACCtccgggggcagggggcggggggcccAGGGTCGGGGGTGAGGTACCTGGGAACTACATTGCAAGTGAAGAGGGCGAGATGCAGCGACAGAGACCGAGAGACCCAGCGGGGGCGAGACAAGGACAAGTGGAGgcaaggctggggtggggctggcccCTGCACTCAGGACGAGAGCAAGGGGCACCCAGGCAGGGGGGATCCCCCAGCTCAGGGCCCAGACCCTGCCCATGCCCACCCCTGCCGACGGGGTCAGGAACCCCAGCCTTGCCCcgggcagccccctccccgctCCAGAGTGTGCCCCTGGACCCTGCAGAGCAGTCCTTCCTCCAGCTGGAGCAGGAAAACCAGAATCTG aAAAGACAGAATCAGGATCTGCGGGAGCAGCTGGGGGCCCTCCTGGGGCCAGGGCAGCAGTTCCTGCCCCTGTGCACGGAGCACTCGAGCTGTACGGCCCTGGCCTGG CCCCCCGAGCAGGCCAATACCCGGCCCCTGGAGGACAGGGCGCCCTTGCAGCTGCTGCGGCGGGAGCTGTGCCGGGGGGAGGAATCCTTTGTGCAGCAGTCTCAGGTGGGTCCCCGGGAGCcagaccggggtgggggggaggagggcggTTCTCCATGCAGCAGTCCTCGAtggccagaggaggaaggagctgaCATCGTTGGCCCTGCCTGCGCCCACACTGTGCCCCTCCCCAGAATGAGCTACAGCAGATCCGACTGTCCTTTGAGAGGAAGAAGATGGCCATTACCGAGGTGCCcggctggctggggtgggagggccgCTGGGGGACCCACCTGGTGGGACACATCCGTGGGTCCTGCTCCTTGGAGCGTGacccagcctctcctctccctccaggtGTGGGACGGAGTGGCCGAGGTACACATGGCCCTGAACAACCAGGCTACTGGGCTCCTG AACCTCAAGAAGGACATCCGGGGAGTACTAGACCAGATGGAGGACATTCAGCTGGAGATTCTGGG ggACCGCGCCCAGTGCCGCACCCAGGCCAGGAAGGAGCAGCAGATGGCATGCATAGCA AAGGCAAGGCCGCAGCTGGGATGTTCCGAGGGCCTCAAAGGCCAGCTCTG GGATGACGCCGACCCACAGGAACCTTGTGCTCGTCAGCCAAAGACCCACcagccagcccccacctcccaagCTTCCAACTCAGCTTAA
- the CCDC188 gene encoding coiled-coil domain-containing protein 188 isoform X4, with protein sequence MEGPKTLGPCGHSHPQCPQPSASSSHGGCLDPPCQGFVRWPYLVPLSSTHSIESARPFQPPGAGGGGPRVGGEVPGNYIASEEGEMQRQRPRDPAGARQGQVEARLGWGWPLHSGREQGAPRQGGSPSSGPRPCPCPPLPTGSGTPALPRAAPSPLQSVPLDPAEQSFLQLEQENQNLKRQNQDLREQLGALLGPGQQFLPLCTEHSSCTALAWPPEQANTRPLEDRAPLQLLRRELCRGEESFVQQSQNELQQIRLSFERKKMAITEVWDGVAEVHMALNNQATGLLGPRPVPHPGQEGAADGMHSKGKAAAGMFRGPQRPALDPCPVQPPGTAPRLGGQGDHVGGQSCGGMTPTHRNLVLVSQRPTSQPPPPKLPTQLKSVETPTKNARISGQHQSLTHSASRPRSPRIAATALALLKERIEMTLFLFLIKL encoded by the exons ATGGAGGGGCCCAAAACCCTGGGCCCCTGTGgccactcccacccccagtgcCCCCAGCCTTCAGCTTCGAGCAGCCACGGAGGATGCCTGGATCCACCCTGCCAGGGCTTTGTAAGGTGGCCCTACCTGGTGCCTCTCAGCTCCACTCACTCCATAGAGTCTGCCAGGCCTTTCCAACCtccgggggcagggggcggggggcccAGGGTCGGGGGTGAGGTACCTGGGAACTACATTGCAAGTGAAGAGGGCGAGATGCAGCGACAGAGACCGAGAGACCCAGCGGGGGCGAGACAAGGACAAGTGGAGgcaaggctggggtggggctggcccCTGCACTCAGGACGAGAGCAAGGGGCACCCAGGCAGGGGGGATCCCCCAGCTCAGGGCCCAGACCCTGCCCATGCCCACCCCTGCCGACGGGGTCAGGAACCCCAGCCTTGCCCcgggcagccccctccccgctCCAGAGTGTGCCCCTGGACCCTGCAGAGCAGTCCTTCCTCCAGCTGGAGCAGGAAAACCAGAATCTG aAAAGACAGAATCAGGATCTGCGGGAGCAGCTGGGGGCCCTCCTGGGGCCAGGGCAGCAGTTCCTGCCCCTGTGCACGGAGCACTCGAGCTGTACGGCCCTGGCCTGG CCCCCCGAGCAGGCCAATACCCGGCCCCTGGAGGACAGGGCGCCCTTGCAGCTGCTGCGGCGGGAGCTGTGCCGGGGGGAGGAATCCTTTGTGCAGCAGTCTCAG AATGAGCTACAGCAGATCCGACTGTCCTTTGAGAGGAAGAAGATGGCCATTACCGAG gtGTGGGACGGAGTGGCCGAGGTACACATGGCCCTGAACAACCAGGCTACTGGGCTCCTG ggACCGCGCCCAGTGCCGCACCCAGGCCAGGAAGGAGCAGCAGATGGCATGCATAGCA AAGGCAAGGCCGCAGCTGGGATGTTCCGAGGGCCTCAAAGGCCAGCTCTG GATCCCTGTCCAGTCCAGCCTCCTGGCACTGCCCCAAGGCTCGGAGGACAGGGGGACCATGTTGGTGGACAGAGCTGTGGAG GGATGACGCCGACCCACAGGAACCTTGTGCTCGTCAGCCAAAGACCCACcagccagcccccacctcccaagCTTCCAACTCAGCTTAAGTCAGTGGAAACACCCACGAAGAATGCCCGTATCTCTGGCCAACACCAGAGCCTGACCCACTCTGCTTCCCGCCCCCGGAGCCCCCGCATTGCAGCAACAGCCCTAGCCTTGCTCAAGGAAAGGATCGAAatgactctttttctttttttaataaaattatag
- the CCDC188 gene encoding coiled-coil domain-containing protein 188 isoform X6, which yields MEGPKTLGPCGHSHPQCPQPSASSSHGGCLDPPCQGFVRWPYLVPLSSTHSIESARPFQPPGAGGGGPRVGGEVPGNYIASEEGEMQRQRPRDPAGARQGQVEARLGWGWPLHSGREQGAPRQGGSPSSGPRPCPCPPLPTGSGTPALPRAAPSPLQSVPLDPAEQSFLQLEQENQNLKRQNQDLREQLGALLGPGQQFLPLCTEHSSCTALAWPPEQANTRPLEDRAPLQLLRRELCRGEESFVQQSQNELQQIRLSFERKKMAITEVWDGVAEVHMALNNQATGLLNLKKDIRGVLDQMEDIQLEILGDRAQCRTQARKEQQMACIAKARPQLGCSEGLKGQLWDDADPQEPCARQPKTHQPAPTSQASNSA from the exons ATGGAGGGGCCCAAAACCCTGGGCCCCTGTGgccactcccacccccagtgcCCCCAGCCTTCAGCTTCGAGCAGCCACGGAGGATGCCTGGATCCACCCTGCCAGGGCTTTGTAAGGTGGCCCTACCTGGTGCCTCTCAGCTCCACTCACTCCATAGAGTCTGCCAGGCCTTTCCAACCtccgggggcagggggcggggggcccAGGGTCGGGGGTGAGGTACCTGGGAACTACATTGCAAGTGAAGAGGGCGAGATGCAGCGACAGAGACCGAGAGACCCAGCGGGGGCGAGACAAGGACAAGTGGAGgcaaggctggggtggggctggcccCTGCACTCAGGACGAGAGCAAGGGGCACCCAGGCAGGGGGGATCCCCCAGCTCAGGGCCCAGACCCTGCCCATGCCCACCCCTGCCGACGGGGTCAGGAACCCCAGCCTTGCCCcgggcagccccctccccgctCCAGAGTGTGCCCCTGGACCCTGCAGAGCAGTCCTTCCTCCAGCTGGAGCAGGAAAACCAGAATCTG aAAAGACAGAATCAGGATCTGCGGGAGCAGCTGGGGGCCCTCCTGGGGCCAGGGCAGCAGTTCCTGCCCCTGTGCACGGAGCACTCGAGCTGTACGGCCCTGGCCTGG CCCCCCGAGCAGGCCAATACCCGGCCCCTGGAGGACAGGGCGCCCTTGCAGCTGCTGCGGCGGGAGCTGTGCCGGGGGGAGGAATCCTTTGTGCAGCAGTCTCAG AATGAGCTACAGCAGATCCGACTGTCCTTTGAGAGGAAGAAGATGGCCATTACCGAG gtGTGGGACGGAGTGGCCGAGGTACACATGGCCCTGAACAACCAGGCTACTGGGCTCCTG AACCTCAAGAAGGACATCCGGGGAGTACTAGACCAGATGGAGGACATTCAGCTGGAGATTCTGGG ggACCGCGCCCAGTGCCGCACCCAGGCCAGGAAGGAGCAGCAGATGGCATGCATAGCA AAGGCAAGGCCGCAGCTGGGATGTTCCGAGGGCCTCAAAGGCCAGCTCTG GGATGACGCCGACCCACAGGAACCTTGTGCTCGTCAGCCAAAGACCCACcagccagcccccacctcccaagCTTCCAACTCAGCTTAA
- the CCDC188 gene encoding coiled-coil domain-containing protein 188 isoform X1, whose product MEGPKTLGPCGHSHPQCPQPSASSSHGGCLDPPCQGFVRWPYLVPLSSTHSIESARPFQPPGAGGGGPRVGGEVPGNYIASEEGEMQRQRPRDPAGARQGQVEARLGWGWPLHSGREQGAPRQGGSPSSGPRPCPCPPLPTGSGTPALPRAAPSPLQSVPLDPAEQSFLQLEQENQNLKRQNQDLREQLGALLGPGQQFLPLCTEHSSCTALAWPPEQANTRPLEDRAPLQLLRRELCRGEESFVQQSQVGPREPDRGGGEEGGSPCSSPRWPEEEGADIVGPACAHTVPLPRMSYSRSDCPLRGRRWPLPRCPAGWGGRAAGGPTWWDTSVGPAPWSVTQPLLSLQVWDGVAEVHMALNNQATGLLGPRPVPHPGQEGAADGMHSKGKAAAGMFRGPQRPALDPCPVQPPGTAPRLGGQGDHVGGQSCGGMTPTHRNLVLVSQRPTSQPPPPKLPTQLKSVETPTKNARISGQHQSLTHSASRPRSPRIAATALALLKERIEMTLFLFLIKL is encoded by the exons ATGGAGGGGCCCAAAACCCTGGGCCCCTGTGgccactcccacccccagtgcCCCCAGCCTTCAGCTTCGAGCAGCCACGGAGGATGCCTGGATCCACCCTGCCAGGGCTTTGTAAGGTGGCCCTACCTGGTGCCTCTCAGCTCCACTCACTCCATAGAGTCTGCCAGGCCTTTCCAACCtccgggggcagggggcggggggcccAGGGTCGGGGGTGAGGTACCTGGGAACTACATTGCAAGTGAAGAGGGCGAGATGCAGCGACAGAGACCGAGAGACCCAGCGGGGGCGAGACAAGGACAAGTGGAGgcaaggctggggtggggctggcccCTGCACTCAGGACGAGAGCAAGGGGCACCCAGGCAGGGGGGATCCCCCAGCTCAGGGCCCAGACCCTGCCCATGCCCACCCCTGCCGACGGGGTCAGGAACCCCAGCCTTGCCCcgggcagccccctccccgctCCAGAGTGTGCCCCTGGACCCTGCAGAGCAGTCCTTCCTCCAGCTGGAGCAGGAAAACCAGAATCTG aAAAGACAGAATCAGGATCTGCGGGAGCAGCTGGGGGCCCTCCTGGGGCCAGGGCAGCAGTTCCTGCCCCTGTGCACGGAGCACTCGAGCTGTACGGCCCTGGCCTGG CCCCCCGAGCAGGCCAATACCCGGCCCCTGGAGGACAGGGCGCCCTTGCAGCTGCTGCGGCGGGAGCTGTGCCGGGGGGAGGAATCCTTTGTGCAGCAGTCTCAGGTGGGTCCCCGGGAGCcagaccggggtgggggggaggagggcggTTCTCCATGCAGCAGTCCTCGAtggccagaggaggaaggagctgaCATCGTTGGCCCTGCCTGCGCCCACACTGTGCCCCTCCCCAGAATGAGCTACAGCAGATCCGACTGTCCTTTGAGAGGAAGAAGATGGCCATTACCGAGGTGCCcggctggctggggtgggagggccgCTGGGGGACCCACCTGGTGGGACACATCCGTGGGTCCTGCTCCTTGGAGCGTGacccagcctctcctctccctccaggtGTGGGACGGAGTGGCCGAGGTACACATGGCCCTGAACAACCAGGCTACTGGGCTCCTG ggACCGCGCCCAGTGCCGCACCCAGGCCAGGAAGGAGCAGCAGATGGCATGCATAGCA AAGGCAAGGCCGCAGCTGGGATGTTCCGAGGGCCTCAAAGGCCAGCTCTG GATCCCTGTCCAGTCCAGCCTCCTGGCACTGCCCCAAGGCTCGGAGGACAGGGGGACCATGTTGGTGGACAGAGCTGTGGAG GGATGACGCCGACCCACAGGAACCTTGTGCTCGTCAGCCAAAGACCCACcagccagcccccacctcccaagCTTCCAACTCAGCTTAAGTCAGTGGAAACACCCACGAAGAATGCCCGTATCTCTGGCCAACACCAGAGCCTGACCCACTCTGCTTCCCGCCCCCGGAGCCCCCGCATTGCAGCAACAGCCCTAGCCTTGCTCAAGGAAAGGATCGAAatgactctttttctttttttaataaaattatag